The following coding sequences are from one Paracoccus alcaliphilus window:
- a CDS encoding rod shape-determining protein MreD: MIEGASRHAVLGSVLVALCWLLLLFLRMLPVTGATSGWPGADLGLCLLFAWVLRRPDQIPALVIVLLVLIEDLLLMRPPGLWALFVLLGTEAARLREARWRDQPFVVEWLRVSILTGGMMLGFRVVQFLFLLPVPALWQVTLQFIATMAAYPVVILLARWLVGLRHATPAEAEMMRHM; the protein is encoded by the coding sequence ATGATTGAGGGCGCCTCTCGCCATGCGGTTCTGGGCAGCGTGCTGGTGGCGCTGTGCTGGCTGCTGCTGCTGTTTCTGCGGATGCTGCCGGTCACCGGTGCGACCAGCGGCTGGCCCGGCGCCGATCTGGGGCTGTGCCTGCTGTTCGCATGGGTGCTGCGCAGGCCCGACCAGATCCCGGCGCTGGTCATCGTCCTGCTGGTGCTGATCGAGGATCTGCTGCTGATGCGGCCTCCGGGGCTGTGGGCGCTGTTCGTCCTGCTGGGGACCGAGGCCGCCCGACTGCGCGAAGCCCGTTGGCGCGATCAGCCATTCGTGGTTGAATGGCTGCGGGTCTCGATCCTGACAGGTGGCATGATGCTGGGCTTTCGGGTGGTGCAGTTTCTGTTCCTGCTGCCGGTTCCGGCGCTGTGGCAGGTGACGCTGCAATTCATCGCTACGATGGCCGCCTATCCCGTCGTCATCCTGCTGGCGCGCTGGCTGGTCGGGTTGCGCCACGCGACCCCCGCCGAGGCCGAGATGATGAGGCATATGTGA
- the mrdA gene encoding penicillin-binding protein 2, with protein sequence MKKSAREILESGRSIRRRGLMLGGIQLAVAGALGMKLRSMQLEHAEEYRMLADGNSIKIRLIPPARGLIHDRNGLLLAGNEQNYRLTMTREEAGGDVLPVLRKLSNLIPMTDSRIAELQDEFIKRSAITPIVLADRLSWEQFSSIALNAPSLPGVTLEAGLSRAYPRAGDLAHVMGYVGPVSDYDLERIEEPDPVLMLPEFQLGKVGVESRLEEALRGKAGARRVEVNSRGREMRELGRQEGEQGATVQLTIDARLQNYAAQRMGEESAAAVVMDTQTGDLLAICSSPSFDPNKFVRGISGPDYRALMDHDHRPLADKTVQGVYPPGSTFKMVTLMAGLEAGVINAGTRFYCPGHTEVGGRRFHCWSRGGHGSVDAIQSLEHSCDVYYYELAQRVGIDRIAIMARKLGLGVRHDLPMSAVATGIAPDRAWKRERYDQEWQVGDSLNASIGQGFVLASPLQLAVMTARIASGRAVEPQLLRSIGGVPQPRPEFPELDISESSLRIARQGMDAVMNSARGTARRMRILPDEWRMGGKTGTSQVRNITAAERARGVISNEQLPWNRRDHALFVCYAPYQAPRYAVSVVVEHGGGGGAVAAPVARDILLFALADGLPPLDAVPPEQRAAMEERHNAMHLYTPEPKSPGRSRA encoded by the coding sequence ATGAAGAAATCCGCGCGCGAGATTTTGGAAAGCGGCCGCTCGATCCGGCGTCGCGGGCTGATGCTGGGCGGTATCCAGCTGGCGGTGGCGGGCGCGCTGGGGATGAAGCTGCGCAGCATGCAGCTGGAACATGCCGAAGAATACCGGATGCTGGCTGATGGCAACTCGATCAAGATCCGGCTGATCCCGCCCGCGCGCGGGCTGATCCACGACCGCAACGGGCTGTTGCTGGCCGGGAATGAACAGAATTACCGCCTGACCATGACCCGCGAAGAGGCGGGCGGGGATGTGCTGCCGGTGTTGCGGAAACTGTCGAACCTGATCCCGATGACCGACAGCCGCATCGCCGAATTGCAGGACGAATTCATCAAGCGCAGCGCCATCACGCCGATCGTGCTGGCCGACCGGCTGAGCTGGGAGCAGTTCTCGTCCATCGCGCTGAATGCGCCGTCGCTGCCCGGCGTCACGCTGGAGGCCGGGCTGTCGCGCGCCTATCCGCGCGCGGGCGATCTGGCGCATGTGATGGGCTATGTCGGGCCGGTCTCGGATTATGATCTGGAACGGATCGAGGAACCCGACCCGGTGCTGATGCTGCCCGAGTTCCAACTGGGTAAGGTCGGCGTCGAAAGCAGGCTGGAGGAAGCCCTGCGCGGCAAGGCCGGTGCCCGGCGGGTCGAGGTGAACAGCCGTGGCCGCGAGATGCGCGAACTGGGCCGGCAAGAGGGCGAGCAGGGCGCCACGGTGCAGCTGACCATCGATGCGCGGTTGCAGAACTATGCCGCGCAGCGCATGGGCGAGGAAAGCGCCGCCGCGGTCGTCATGGACACGCAGACGGGCGACTTGCTGGCCATCTGCTCGTCGCCCAGTTTCGACCCCAACAAATTCGTGCGCGGCATCTCGGGACCGGATTACCGGGCGTTGATGGACCACGATCACCGCCCGCTGGCCGACAAGACGGTGCAGGGGGTCTATCCGCCCGGCTCGACCTTCAAGATGGTGACGCTGATGGCGGGGCTGGAGGCGGGCGTCATCAATGCCGGGACGCGCTTTTACTGCCCCGGCCATACCGAGGTCGGCGGCCGCCGCTTCCATTGCTGGAGCAGGGGCGGGCATGGTTCGGTCGATGCGATCCAAAGCCTGGAACACAGCTGCGACGTCTATTACTATGAACTGGCGCAGCGAGTGGGCATCGACCGCATCGCGATCATGGCGCGCAAGCTGGGGCTGGGCGTGCGGCACGATCTGCCGATGTCGGCGGTGGCAACGGGCATCGCGCCGGACCGGGCGTGGAAGCGCGAACGCTATGATCAGGAATGGCAGGTCGGCGACAGCCTGAACGCCTCGATCGGGCAGGGCTTCGTGCTGGCCTCGCCGCTGCAACTGGCGGTGATGACGGCGCGGATTGCCAGCGGCCGCGCGGTCGAGCCGCAATTGCTGCGCAGCATCGGCGGGGTGCCGCAGCCCAGACCCGAATTCCCCGAACTGGACATTTCCGAATCCAGCCTGCGCATCGCCCGTCAGGGCATGGATGCGGTGATGAATTCCGCACGCGGCACCGCGCGACGGATGCGGATCCTGCCCGATGAATGGCGGATGGGCGGCAAGACCGGCACCAGTCAGGTGCGCAACATCACCGCCGCCGAACGCGCCCGCGGCGTCATCTCGAACGAGCAACTGCCGTGGAACCGGCGCGACCATGCGCTGTTCGTCTGCTATGCCCCCTATCAGGCGCCGCGCTATGCGGTGTCGGTGGTGGTCGAACATGGCGGCGGCGGCGGGGCCGTGGCGGCGCCGGTGGCCCGCGATATCCTGCTGTTCGCGCTGGCGGACGGATTGCCGCCACTGGATGCCGTGCCGCCCGAGCAGCGCGCCGCGATGGAGGAACGCCACAACGCCATGCATCTTTACACGCCCGAGCCGAAGTCGCCGGGCCGGTCACGGGCCTGA
- the rodA gene encoding rod shape-determining protein RodA: MSYLDYQVAQVPTGIRKILYLNWPLVFLLTAVSSIGFLMLYSVAGGDGSRWAEPQMYRFAIGMAAMIGLAFVPIWFWRGISVFAYVTCLLLLVAVDLVGEIGMGAQRWIEIGPIRLQPSELMKISMVLILAAYYDWLDLSKVSRPLWVLIPVLLILLPVGLILAQPDLGTSVMLVAGGAIIMFAAGVSLWYFGVIVGMVVGLVTTVLKSRGTDWQLLRDYQFRRIDTFLDPSADPLGAGYNIMQSQIALGSGGWSGRGFMQGTQSRLNFLPEKHTDFIFTVLAEEFGFIGASSLLTLYLLILGFCLYSALTNRDRFASLMTIGIAGTFFLYFAINMATVMGMLPAKGSPLPLVSYGGTAMIILLLGFGMVQSAHVHRPR, translated from the coding sequence ATGTCCTATCTTGATTATCAGGTCGCTCAGGTTCCGACCGGCATCCGCAAGATCCTGTATCTGAACTGGCCGCTGGTGTTTCTGCTGACGGCAGTGTCCTCGATCGGCTTTCTGATGCTGTATTCGGTTGCGGGCGGCGACGGTTCGCGTTGGGCCGAGCCGCAGATGTATCGTTTCGCCATCGGCATGGCGGCGATGATCGGGCTGGCCTTCGTGCCGATCTGGTTCTGGCGCGGGATTTCGGTCTTTGCCTATGTCACCTGCCTGTTGCTGCTGGTCGCCGTCGATCTGGTCGGAGAGATCGGCATGGGTGCGCAGCGCTGGATCGAGATCGGCCCGATCCGCCTGCAACCGTCCGAGCTGATGAAGATCTCGATGGTGCTGATTCTGGCCGCCTATTACGACTGGCTGGACCTGAGCAAGGTTTCGCGGCCGCTTTGGGTGCTGATCCCGGTCCTGCTGATCCTGCTGCCGGTGGGGCTGATTCTGGCGCAGCCGGATCTGGGCACCTCGGTCATGCTGGTGGCGGGGGGTGCGATCATCATGTTCGCCGCCGGGGTCTCGCTGTGGTATTTCGGCGTGATTGTCGGCATGGTCGTAGGGCTGGTGACCACGGTGCTGAAAAGCCGGGGCACCGACTGGCAGTTGCTGCGCGATTACCAGTTCCGCCGCATCGACACCTTTCTGGACCCAAGCGCCGATCCGCTGGGGGCGGGCTATAACATCATGCAGTCGCAGATCGCGCTGGGATCGGGCGGCTGGTCGGGGCGCGGTTTCATGCAGGGTACGCAGTCGCGGCTGAACTTCCTGCCGGAAAAGCATACCGACTTCATCTTTACCGTGCTGGCCGAGGAATTCGGCTTTATCGGGGCCTCGTCGCTCTTGACGCTGTATCTGCTGATCCTTGGCTTCTGCCTTTATTCGGCGCTGACCAATCGTGACCGTTTCGCCAGCCTGATGACCATCGGCATCGCCGGGACGTTCTTCCTTTACTTCGCCATCAACATGGCCACGGTGATGGGGATGCTGCCCGCCAAGGGCTCGCCCTTGCCGCTGGTCAGCTATGGCGGCACGGCAATGATCATCCTGTTGCTGGGCTTTGGCATGGTCCAGTCCGCGCATGTCCACAGACCGAGGTAA
- a CDS encoding 2-hydroxyacid dehydrogenase — MKVLFAAPDHNWSKWAPVLQKTCPEIELTRDGDPAEIEAIIYAPGGEIEDLSPYVNARLVQSLWAGVERIVTNPTLTQPLARMVDPGLTEGMAEYCTGWAMRAHLGMDIYAQDGVWRNSVTPPLARDRNVTVLGMGELGRAVAAMLRGIGFRVTGWSASGRPVEGIETLGGGDLDIALARAEILVTLLPDTPQTRGLMDARRLATLPRGAWLINPGRGTLLDDQALLASLDRGHLGHAVLDVFHQEPLPKDHPFWAHPRVTVTPHIAAETRPETGAVVVAENLRRAARGQTLLHLVDRTRGY, encoded by the coding sequence ATGAAGGTCCTGTTCGCCGCCCCCGATCACAACTGGTCGAAATGGGCGCCCGTCCTGCAGAAAACCTGCCCCGAGATCGAGCTGACCCGCGACGGCGATCCGGCCGAGATCGAGGCGATCATCTATGCCCCCGGCGGCGAGATCGAGGATCTGTCGCCCTATGTCAACGCACGGCTGGTGCAAAGCCTCTGGGCCGGGGTCGAAAGGATCGTGACCAATCCGACGCTGACCCAGCCTCTTGCGCGGATGGTCGATCCGGGCCTGACCGAGGGCATGGCGGAATATTGCACCGGCTGGGCGATGCGGGCGCATCTGGGGATGGACATCTATGCGCAGGACGGCGTCTGGCGCAACAGCGTGACCCCGCCACTGGCGCGCGACCGTAACGTGACGGTGCTGGGAATGGGCGAATTGGGCCGCGCGGTGGCCGCGATGCTGCGCGGGATCGGGTTCCGGGTAACGGGCTGGAGCGCCTCTGGCCGTCCGGTCGAGGGGATCGAGACGCTGGGTGGCGGTGATCTGGATATCGCGCTGGCCCGGGCCGAAATTCTGGTGACGCTGCTGCCCGACACGCCGCAAACGCGGGGGTTGATGGATGCGCGACGGCTGGCGACCCTGCCGCGTGGCGCGTGGCTGATCAATCCCGGTCGCGGCACGTTGCTGGACGATCAGGCGCTGCTGGCAAGCCTTGATCGCGGCCATCTGGGCCATGCGGTGCTGGACGTGTTCCACCAGGAACCGCTGCCGAAGGATCACCCGTTCTGGGCGCATCCGCGTGTGACGGTGACGCCCCATATCGCCGCCGAGACGCGGCCCGAAACCGGGGCGGTGGTGGTGGCCGAGAACCTGCGCCGCGCCGCACGCGGCCAAACATTGCTGCATCTGGTCGATCGCACGCGCGGTTACTGA
- a CDS encoding DUF2062 domain-containing protein, translating into MFKRRNPRTYRQTLTEIVYPRGGFRRAATYLAYRLRRLPDQPHRIARGVAAGVFLSFSPLHGFHFIVAAVVTVLIRGNVLAAFVGTFAGNPLTTPFIALASVGLGRKLLGLPGEMTPQFIFGEFAHATAETWHNVVAWFGPGISNWNGLADFWHEIFLPYAAGGAVLGGIAALLSHMATVPLVRRYHRRREKKMAARIARLRGPTRKPEADQ; encoded by the coding sequence GTGTTCAAGCGTCGCAATCCCCGCACCTATCGCCAGACCCTGACCGAGATCGTCTATCCGCGCGGCGGGTTCAGGCGGGCGGCGACCTATCTGGCCTATCGGTTGCGGCGGCTGCCGGATCAGCCGCACCGCATCGCGCGGGGCGTGGCCGCCGGGGTGTTCCTGTCCTTTTCACCTCTGCACGGGTTTCACTTCATCGTCGCGGCGGTGGTGACGGTGCTGATCCGCGGCAATGTGCTGGCGGCCTTTGTCGGCACCTTCGCCGGCAATCCGCTGACCACGCCCTTCATCGCGTTGGCATCGGTCGGATTGGGCCGCAAGCTGCTGGGCCTTCCCGGAGAGATGACGCCGCAATTCATCTTTGGCGAATTCGCCCATGCCACCGCCGAAACATGGCATAACGTCGTCGCATGGTTCGGCCCCGGCATAAGCAACTGGAACGGGCTGGCCGATTTCTGGCACGAGATCTTCCTGCCCTATGCGGCGGGCGGCGCGGTGCTGGGGGGGATTGCGGCGCTGCTCTCTCATATGGCGACGGTGCCGCTGGTGCGCCGCTATCACCGGCGGCGCGAAAAGAAGATGGCCGCGCGGATCGCCAGATTGCGCGGCCCGACCAGAAAGCCCGAAGCGGATCAGTAA
- a CDS encoding RelA/SpoT family protein: MIDVEDLIALVRNYNPRCNAGLIRDAYEYGMRMHQGQFRHSGEPYFTHPIAVAAILTEMRLDDATIITALLHDTVEDTRSTKEEVSALFGAEIAELVDGVTKLTNLELSSAQSKQAENFRKLFMAMSRDLRVILVKLADRLHNMRTIRSMRPEKQVKKARETMDIFAPLAGRMGMQWMREELEDLAFKVINPEARNSIIRRFVNLQRESGDVIGQITTDIRSELEKEGLEADVFGRAKKPFSIWRKMQEKQLAFSRLSDIYGFRIITRSEMDCYRALGVIHHRWRMVPGRFKDYISQPKSNGYRSIHTTVSGRDGKRVEVQIRTRQMHEVAEAGVAAHWAYRDGVLAKNPFAVDPADWIANLNDRFGGEDHDDFLEHVKLEMYQDLVFCFSPRGDVLQLPKGATPIDFAYAIHTRLGNSCVGAKVDGIRVPLWTRLKNGQSVEVIAASGQRPQATWLDIVVTGRAKAAIRRSLREEDRDRFIRLGRELVRVSFEHVGRKVTDKALRTAAKQMGLENADELLARIGSAENSAKEVLAALYPDLADHPTEFEGGRPIAGLEADAEFTRAPCCNPLPGERIVGITYRGKGVVIHAIDCPVLAEFEDHPDRWVDLRWREGRHPPAYSTFLHLTIRHDAGVLGRICTLIGQQGANISNLEFIDRKPDFYRLEVEIELRDREHLHNLLTALEAESDVAQVSRIRDPGLKP, translated from the coding sequence ATGATCGACGTCGAAGACCTGATCGCGCTTGTCCGCAACTATAACCCCCGCTGCAATGCCGGGCTGATCCGCGATGCCTATGAATACGGCATGCGGATGCATCAGGGGCAATTCCGCCATTCGGGCGAGCCCTATTTCACCCATCCCATCGCCGTCGCCGCCATCCTGACCGAGATGCGGCTGGACGATGCAACCATCATCACCGCCCTGCTGCACGACACGGTCGAGGATACCCGTTCCACCAAGGAAGAGGTCTCAGCCCTGTTCGGCGCCGAGATCGCGGAGCTGGTCGATGGCGTCACCAAGCTGACCAATCTGGAACTGAGCAGCGCCCAGTCCAAGCAGGCCGAGAACTTCCGCAAGCTGTTCATGGCCATGTCCCGCGACCTTCGGGTGATTCTGGTCAAGCTGGCCGACCGGCTGCACAACATGCGCACCATCCGCTCGATGCGGCCGGAAAAGCAGGTCAAGAAGGCCCGCGAAACCATGGATATCTTTGCGCCGCTGGCCGGGCGCATGGGGATGCAGTGGATGCGCGAAGAGCTGGAGGATCTGGCCTTCAAGGTCATCAATCCCGAGGCGCGCAACTCGATCATCCGCCGTTTCGTCAACCTGCAACGCGAATCCGGCGACGTGATCGGGCAGATCACCACCGACATCCGCTCGGAACTGGAAAAGGAAGGGCTGGAGGCCGATGTTTTCGGTCGCGCCAAGAAACCCTTTTCCATCTGGCGCAAGATGCAGGAAAAGCAGCTTGCCTTCTCGCGCCTCTCCGACATCTACGGCTTTCGCATCATCACCCGCTCGGAAATGGACTGCTATCGCGCACTGGGGGTGATCCATCACCGCTGGCGGATGGTGCCGGGGCGGTTCAAGGACTATATCAGCCAGCCGAAATCGAACGGCTACCGCTCGATCCACACCACCGTGTCGGGGCGCGACGGCAAGCGGGTCGAGGTCCAGATCCGCACCCGCCAGATGCACGAGGTCGCCGAAGCCGGTGTGGCCGCGCATTGGGCCTATCGCGACGGGGTGCTGGCCAAGAACCCCTTTGCGGTCGATCCGGCCGACTGGATCGCCAATCTGAACGACCGTTTCGGGGGCGAGGATCACGACGACTTTCTCGAACACGTCAAGCTGGAGATGTATCAGGATCTGGTCTTCTGCTTCAGCCCCCGGGGCGACGTGCTGCAACTGCCCAAGGGCGCCACGCCGATTGATTTCGCCTATGCGATCCATACGCGGCTGGGCAATTCCTGCGTCGGCGCCAAGGTGGACGGCATCCGCGTGCCGCTGTGGACCCGGCTGAAGAACGGCCAGTCGGTCGAGGTGATCGCCGCATCCGGCCAACGACCGCAGGCGACATGGCTGGATATCGTCGTCACCGGCCGCGCCAAGGCCGCCATCCGGCGGTCCCTGCGCGAAGAAGACCGTGACCGCTTCATCCGGCTGGGCCGCGAACTGGTACGCGTCAGCTTCGAGCATGTCGGGCGCAAGGTCACCGACAAGGCCCTGCGCACCGCGGCCAAACAGATGGGGCTGGAAAACGCCGATGAGTTGCTGGCCCGGATCGGCAGCGCCGAGAATTCCGCCAAGGAGGTTCTGGCCGCCCTCTATCCCGATCTGGCCGATCACCCGACGGAATTCGAGGGCGGCCGCCCCATCGCCGGGCTGGAAGCCGACGCGGAATTCACCCGCGCGCCCTGCTGCAATCCGCTGCCGGGCGAACGGATCGTCGGCATCACCTATCGCGGCAAGGGCGTGGTCATCCATGCCATCGACTGCCCGGTTCTGGCCGAATTCGAGGATCACCCCGACCGCTGGGTCGATCTGCGCTGGCGCGAGGGGCGTCATCCGCCCGCCTATTCGACCTTCCTGCACCTGACCATCCGCCACGATGCCGGGGTGCTGGGCCGCATCTGCACCCTGATCGGGCAGCAGGGGGCCAATATCTCGAATCTGGAATTCATCGACCGCAAGCCCGACTTCTATCGCCTGGAGGTCGAGATCGAGCTGCGCGACCGCGAACATCTGCACAACCTGCTGACCGCGCTGGAGGCCGAAAGCGATGTCGCGCAGGTGTCGCGGATCCGCGACCCGGGATTGAAACCCTAG
- the rpoZ gene encoding DNA-directed RNA polymerase subunit omega translates to MARVTVEDCVDKVPNRFDLVMLAAHRAREITAGSSPTVDRDNDKNPVVALREIADETQPVDDLRERMIESTQTQIEVDEPEEDAMALLLGAEIDHPKPAEEESEERMLRMMMEASQRG, encoded by the coding sequence ATGGCCCGCGTAACGGTTGAAGACTGCGTCGACAAGGTTCCCAACCGCTTTGATCTGGTGATGCTGGCCGCGCATCGCGCGCGTGAGATCACTGCCGGCAGTTCGCCGACGGTTGACCGCGACAACGACAAGAACCCGGTCGTCGCGCTGCGCGAGATCGCTGATGAGACCCAGCCGGTGGACGATCTGCGCGAACGCATGATCGAATCGACCCAGACCCAGATCGAGGTCGATGAGCCCGAAGAAGACGCGATGGCCCTGCTGCTGGGTGCCGAGATCGATCATCCGAAACCTGCCGAGGAAGAATCGGAAGAACGGATGCTGCGCATGATGATGGAAGCCAGCCAGCGCGGCTGA
- the folK gene encoding 2-amino-4-hydroxy-6-hydroxymethyldihydropteridine diphosphokinase codes for MNNLNLSFGIMAMGANLPSECGDAKDNLLASLTILHTEPDISIRAVSRFWRSPAFPAGSGPDYVNAVALFETTLDARQILAVLHRLEARLGRDRSLGRWSARIVDLDLIALDRTILPDESTLRHWIGLPLKTQMREAPDTLILPHPRMQDRGFVLAPLAEIAPDWRHPLTGHSTVQMLAALPADALAGMAPIRG; via the coding sequence ATGAACAATCTTAACTTGTCTTTTGGGATCATGGCGATGGGGGCAAACCTTCCATCCGAATGTGGCGATGCCAAAGACAACCTCCTTGCGAGCCTGACCATACTGCATACTGAACCAGACATTTCAATCCGGGCTGTAAGCCGTTTCTGGCGCAGCCCCGCATTTCCTGCCGGATCGGGGCCTGATTACGTCAATGCGGTCGCACTGTTTGAGACGACGCTGGATGCCCGGCAGATTCTGGCGGTTCTGCACCGGCTGGAAGCGCGTCTGGGACGGGACCGCAGTCTGGGCCGCTGGTCCGCCCGAATCGTCGATCTGGACCTGATCGCACTGGACCGGACAATCCTGCCTGACGAATCGACGCTGCGCCACTGGATCGGGCTGCCTTTGAAAACACAGATGCGCGAGGCGCCCGACACGTTGATCCTGCCCCATCCCCGGATGCAGGACCGCGGCTTCGTGCTGGCCCCGCTGGCGGAAATCGCGCCGGACTGGCGCCATCCGCTGACCGGGCACAGCACGGTGCAGATGCTGGCTGCCCTGCCCGCCGATGCGCTGGCCGGAATGGCCCCGATTCGTGGCTGA
- a CDS encoding NYN domain-containing protein, translating to MFYKDDRLALFIDGANIYAAAKSLGFDIDYKLLRQEFDRRGKLMRAYYYTALMEGEEYSPIRPLVDWLHYNGFCVITKPAKEYTDQMGRRKVKGNMDVELAVNALELAPRMDHAVLFSGDGDFRPLVEALQRQGVRVSVVSTIRSQPPMIADDLRRQADNFIELDALRDIIGRPPREVPEDE from the coding sequence ATGTTTTACAAGGATGATCGACTCGCGCTTTTCATCGACGGCGCCAATATTTACGCCGCCGCGAAATCGCTGGGGTTCGATATTGATTATAAATTGCTGCGGCAGGAGTTCGACCGGCGCGGCAAGCTGATGAGAGCGTATTACTATACCGCCCTGATGGAAGGTGAGGAATATTCCCCCATTCGCCCTCTGGTTGACTGGCTGCATTACAACGGGTTCTGCGTCATCACCAAACCGGCGAAGGAATATACCGATCAGATGGGGCGCCGGAAGGTCAAGGGCAACATGGATGTCGAACTGGCCGTGAACGCGCTGGAGCTGGCGCCGCGGATGGATCACGCCGTGCTGTTTTCGGGTGACGGCGATTTCCGGCCTCTGGTCGAGGCATTGCAGCGGCAGGGGGTGCGGGTCTCGGTTGTCTCGACCATCCGGTCGCAGCCGCCGATGATCGCGGACGACCTGCGCCGTCAGGCCGACAACTTCATCGAGCTGGACGCCCTGCGCGATATCATCGGACGCCCCCCGCGCGAGGTGCCCGAGGACGAATGA
- a CDS encoding CTP synthase produces MARYIFITGGVVSSLGKGLASAALGALLQARGYSVRLRKLDPYLNVDPGTMSPFEHGEVFVTDDGAETDLDLGHYERFTGVSARRSDSVSSGRIYSNVLEKERRGEYLGKTIQVIPHVTNEIKDFLAIGDNEVDFMLCEIGGTVGDIEGLPFFEAIRQFTHERPRGECILMHLTLLPYLTASGELKTKPTQHSVKELQSIGLAPDVLVCRSEQPIPEKERAKIALFCNVRPDAVIPAYDLKTIYEAPLAYHRAGLDRAVLDAFQISPAPRPDLAVWEDVMDRLDNAEGEVRIAVVGKYTQLEDAYKSIAEALTHGGMANRVRVKADWVDSEKLEGEGAHLLDGYHGIIVPGGFGERGTEGMITAAKYAREKDVPYLGICLGMQMAVIEAARNLAGMPDAGSEEFDHEAGQTRFTPVVYHLKEWVQGNYKVQRQVGDDKGGTMRLGAYTAVLAPGSRISEIYGGAAEMEDRHRHRYEVDAKYREALADAGLVFSGMSPDGKLPEVIEYPNHPWFIGVQSHPELKSKPFAPAPLFAGFIRAAMEEGRLV; encoded by the coding sequence ATGGCGCGTTATATCTTCATTACCGGTGGCGTGGTCTCAAGCCTTGGCAAAGGGCTTGCCTCCGCGGCTCTGGGCGCGCTGTTGCAGGCCCGCGGCTACAGCGTCAGGCTGCGCAAGCTGGACCCCTATCTGAACGTCGATCCGGGCACGATGTCGCCGTTCGAGCATGGCGAGGTCTTTGTCACCGATGACGGCGCCGAAACCGATCTGGACCTTGGCCATTACGAACGCTTTACCGGCGTCAGCGCCCGGCGCAGCGACAGCGTGTCCTCGGGGCGGATCTATTCCAACGTGCTGGAAAAGGAACGGCGCGGCGAATATCTGGGCAAGACCATTCAGGTCATCCCGCACGTCACCAATGAAATCAAGGACTTCCTTGCCATTGGCGACAATGAGGTCGATTTCATGCTGTGCGAGATCGGCGGCACCGTCGGCGATATCGAGGGCCTACCCTTCTTCGAGGCGATCCGCCAATTCACCCATGAACGCCCGCGCGGCGAATGTATCCTGATGCATCTGACGCTGCTGCCCTATCTGACCGCCAGCGGAGAGCTGAAGACCAAGCCCACCCAGCACAGCGTCAAGGAATTGCAATCGATCGGCCTTGCGCCGGACGTTCTGGTCTGCCGCAGCGAACAGCCGATCCCGGAAAAGGAACGCGCCAAGATCGCGCTGTTCTGCAATGTCCGTCCCGATGCGGTGATCCCGGCCTATGACCTGAAAACGATCTATGAGGCGCCGCTGGCCTATCACCGCGCCGGGCTGGATCGCGCCGTGCTGGACGCCTTCCAGATCAGCCCCGCCCCGCGCCCCGATCTGGCCGTCTGGGAGGATGTCATGGACCGGCTGGACAATGCCGAAGGCGAGGTCAGGATCGCCGTGGTCGGCAAATATACCCAGCTTGAGGACGCCTATAAGTCGATTGCCGAGGCGCTGACCCATGGCGGCATGGCCAACCGCGTGCGGGTCAAGGCCGACTGGGTGGACAGCGAAAAGCTGGAAGGCGAAGGCGCGCATCTGCTGGACGGCTATCACGGCATCATCGTGCCCGGCGGCTTTGGCGAGCGTGGCACCGAGGGCATGATCACGGCCGCGAAATATGCCCGCGAAAAGGATGTGCCCTATCTGGGCATCTGTCTGGGCATGCAGATGGCGGTGATCGAGGCCGCGCGCAATCTGGCCGGCATGCCCGATGCCGGGTCCGAGGAATTCGACCACGAAGCCGGGCAGACCCGCTTTACTCCGGTGGTCTATCACCTGAAGGAATGGGTGCAGGGCAATTACAAGGTGCAGCGGCAGGTCGGCGACGACAAGGGCGGCACGATGCGGCTGGGCGCCTATACCGCCGTGCTGGCGCCGGGGTCGCGGATTTCCGAAATCTATGGCGGCGCGGCCGAGATGGAGGACCGCCACCGCCACCGCTATGAGGTTGACGCGAAATATCGCGAGGCGCTGGCGGATGCCGGGCTGGTGTTTTCCGGCATGTCGCCCGATGGCAAGCTGCCCGAGGTGATCGAATACCCGAATCACCCGTGGTTCATCGGCGTGCAGTCGCATCCCGAACTGAAATCAAAGCCCTTTGCCCCCGCGCCGCTGTTCGCAGGCTTCATCCGCGCCGCGATGGAGGAAGGGCGGCTGGTCTGA